A window of the Elusimicrobiota bacterium genome harbors these coding sequences:
- a CDS encoding radical SAM protein gives MKIAFICPPSLIVYGSIHAKKLFGFPLGVGYIAAYVRKAGHTVKIFDPEPCGMPLELMWKKVAEFRPDIVGITSVTSNFMWARQAAIEAKRRLNCMVIMGGPHVNAVPRSTLQSMPELDAVILGEGEIPMLALANEFDARGKVDFNKIPGAALMEGWEYREIPRPEIISGLDRLPYPARDLLDIDLYLPGQKTVTLISSRGCPSQCTFCANICMGRKFRAHSPEFVVGEMAYVAEKYGIRHFRIYDDCFTADPVRVSRICDLIINEHLNITWDAAGRVNTLQDDALILKMKQAGCICILLGIETGSQRILDLMKKGTTLAMAEECCSKLRKRGISYVNSFMIGNEGDTKETVIATIAFAKKLKSAAAVFNILIPYPGTLLFDKYYKEYDTPETDWTHWCSQRDDRPYEPRQTALSKKDTIRLRARAYQRYYCNLSQILRTLAFNR, from the coding sequence ATGAAAATAGCTTTTATCTGCCCGCCATCCTTGATCGTCTACGGTTCAATCCATGCTAAAAAACTTTTTGGTTTTCCATTGGGAGTGGGCTATATAGCGGCTTATGTGCGGAAAGCCGGTCACACGGTGAAAATTTTTGATCCCGAGCCTTGCGGGATGCCGCTGGAACTGATGTGGAAGAAAGTAGCGGAATTCAGGCCTGATATCGTAGGTATTACTTCGGTAACTTCTAATTTCATGTGGGCGCGGCAGGCGGCCATAGAAGCTAAACGGCGCTTGAACTGTATGGTGATCATGGGGGGGCCGCACGTAAACGCGGTGCCGCGCTCAACCCTGCAAAGCATGCCGGAACTTGACGCCGTGATATTGGGGGAAGGGGAAATCCCCATGCTTGCCTTAGCCAATGAATTCGACGCGCGCGGGAAAGTTGATTTTAATAAAATACCGGGGGCCGCGTTGATGGAAGGCTGGGAATACAGGGAAATTCCCCGCCCTGAAATAATCTCCGGGCTTGACCGCCTGCCGTATCCGGCCCGCGACCTGCTGGACATCGATTTGTATCTTCCGGGTCAAAAAACCGTGACGCTTATTTCCAGCCGCGGCTGCCCTTCCCAATGCACGTTTTGCGCTAATATCTGTATGGGCCGTAAATTCCGCGCGCATAGCCCCGAATTCGTAGTGGGTGAAATGGCTTATGTGGCGGAAAAGTACGGTATCCGGCATTTTAGGATCTATGATGATTGTTTTACGGCCGACCCCGTGCGGGTCTCCAGGATCTGCGATCTGATCATCAATGAACATCTGAATATTACCTGGGATGCGGCTGGACGCGTTAATACGCTTCAGGATGACGCTTTAATCCTGAAAATGAAGCAGGCCGGCTGCATCTGCATACTGCTGGGAATTGAAACGGGCAGTCAGCGTATCCTGGATTTGATGAAAAAGGGGACTACGCTCGCAATGGCTGAGGAATGCTGTTCCAAGTTGCGCAAGCGCGGGATATCGTATGTTAATTCGTTTATGATAGGCAATGAGGGCGACACGAAAGAAACTGTTATAGCTACCATCGCTTTTGCCAAAAAGTTAAAATCCGCCGCGGCGGTGTTCAACATACTGATCCCATATCCCGGAACACTTTTGTTCGACAAATACTACAAGGAATATGACACGCCGGAGACGGATTGGACTCACTGGTGTTCACAGCGGGATGACCGGCCGTATGAACCGAGGCAAACGGCTCTTTCCAAAAAAGACACCATACGTTTGAGAGCCCGTGCGTATCAGCGATACTATTGTAACCTTTCCCAGATCCTGCGCACTCTGGCTTTTAACAGGTAA
- the recN gene encoding DNA repair protein RecN encodes MLKKLTIKNFALIENLTLEPGPGLNVFTGETGAGKSIIISALGFLLGERAGSDILRPGANLAEVCGEFLTAGLGRELSESFGLEKDSFTLKRQSDSKGRARSFINARQVPLSTVSALGSALVDFHGQNEHQSLLKTEVQRALLDRYGRLEKQAGAVREAFLKAQALRGRLEAVSMSERERERLLELYRFQIKEIEDSALKSGEEAELEALYPRLKNAEKLYLLSNAAYELAAGSDGAAKANLEKALERLKALGELDEGAPELAPRLENALIELSDISEELYKYSKGLDTDPARLDACLSRLEKISLLKKKYGPDENAVLAKGAELKNKIAELEDLTLNREQARKELEKSEALLLKLARSLHAARSAAAIKLAARTKDEAADLGFKELRFEAAVDGDEGNISSYGMDAVEYLFSANPGYPLRPLRFTASGGEMSRLMLALKTVLAAADRIGALVFDEVDTGVGAVTGRLVGQKLRRLASEKQIFCITHLPQVAAFSEKHFIVEKTSLKNSAAVTARELSGAERTAEIARMLGGKQKSSAQAVKHAAELLEESRQVTGNRKS; translated from the coding sequence ATGCTGAAAAAACTTACCATAAAAAATTTCGCGCTCATAGAAAATCTGACGCTTGAACCGGGGCCGGGGCTCAATGTTTTCACCGGCGAGACGGGGGCCGGTAAATCCATAATTATTTCCGCCCTCGGTTTTCTTCTGGGGGAAAGGGCCGGCTCGGACATCCTGCGTCCGGGGGCGAATTTGGCGGAGGTTTGCGGAGAGTTCTTGACCGCCGGCCTTGGGCGGGAGCTGAGCGAAAGTTTCGGTCTTGAAAAAGATTCTTTTACGCTTAAAAGGCAGAGCGATTCCAAAGGCCGCGCCAGGTCTTTCATCAACGCCAGGCAGGTCCCGCTTTCCACCGTCTCCGCTCTGGGCTCGGCGCTGGTGGACTTCCACGGACAGAATGAGCATCAGAGTCTGCTTAAAACTGAAGTCCAGCGCGCGCTTCTTGACCGCTATGGCCGCCTTGAAAAACAGGCGGGAGCCGTGCGTGAGGCTTTTCTCAAAGCGCAGGCGCTGCGCGGCCGCCTTGAAGCGGTTTCAATGTCGGAGCGCGAGCGGGAGCGCCTGCTTGAACTTTACCGCTTCCAGATCAAAGAAATAGAGGACTCCGCGCTTAAATCCGGCGAGGAGGCGGAGCTTGAGGCGCTGTATCCAAGGCTTAAAAACGCCGAAAAGCTTTATCTGCTTTCAAACGCCGCGTATGAACTCGCGGCCGGCTCCGACGGCGCGGCCAAGGCAAATCTTGAAAAGGCCCTTGAGAGGCTCAAAGCCCTTGGCGAATTGGACGAGGGCGCGCCGGAACTTGCCCCCCGGCTTGAAAACGCCCTGATCGAGTTAAGCGATATCTCGGAGGAGCTTTACAAGTATTCAAAAGGCCTTGATACCGACCCCGCAAGGCTTGACGCCTGCCTGTCGCGGCTTGAAAAAATATCTTTGCTGAAGAAAAAATACGGCCCGGACGAAAATGCCGTGCTCGCAAAAGGCGCGGAACTTAAAAACAAAATAGCGGAGCTTGAAGACCTTACCCTTAACCGCGAGCAGGCCCGGAAAGAGCTTGAAAAAAGCGAAGCCCTGCTGCTTAAGCTCGCGCGCTCTCTGCACGCCGCCCGTAGCGCCGCCGCCATAAAGCTGGCCGCCCGGACAAAGGACGAGGCGGCGGATCTTGGTTTTAAAGAATTGCGCTTTGAGGCGGCGGTGGACGGAGATGAGGGAAACATCTCCTCCTATGGCATGGACGCCGTTGAATATCTTTTTTCCGCCAATCCCGGCTACCCGCTGCGCCCTTTAAGGTTCACTGCTTCGGGAGGGGAAATGTCGCGCCTTATGCTTGCCCTGAAAACCGTGCTGGCCGCGGCGGACCGGATAGGAGCGCTTGTATTTGACGAGGTGGACACAGGCGTAGGCGCGGTAACGGGGCGCCTGGTGGGCCAAAAGCTCCGCCGGCTTGCCTCGGAGAAACAGATTTTCTGCATCACCCATCTGCCGCAGGTGGCCGCTTTTTCCGAAAAGCACTTTATCGTTGAAAAGACCTCGCTTAAAAACTCAGCGGCCGTCACGGCGCGCGAACTTTCAGGCGCTGAGAGGACCGCTGAAATCGCCCGCATGCTTGGCGGTAAACAAAAATCCTCCGCCCAGGCCGTAAAACACGCCGCCGAACTTCTTGAAGAAAGCCGTCAGGTTACAGGCAACAGAAAAAGTTGA